CGTGACCCAGCCCCATGCCAGGACTACCCCACGACACAGCAAGCTCACCACACCACTCCACACGCAGCAGCCAGCTCCCATACTGTAGCACCCCACCTCACCATTAAAGAATCGAGCTAGCCAAGTGGAGAGAGAAGAAGCGAGAGCAGCAGCAGGGCAGAGCCGAGCCGAGCAGGGGAGCTAGCTGCTGAGCTAGCATGACGTCGGGGGCGGCCCGGGCAgcggccgaggcggcggcggcggcggacggctCGCTGGGCCGGACGCCCACCTGGAAGGAGCGCGAGAACAACAAGCGGCGCGAGCGGCGGCGCCGGGCCATCGCCGCCAAGATCTTCACCGGGCTCCGGGCCATGGGCAACTACAAGCTCCCCAAGCACTGCGACAACAACGAGGTGCTCAAGGAGCTCTGCCGCGAGGCCGGCTGGGTCGTCGAGGACGACGGCACCACCTACCGCAAGGTCACACCTCCTCTTCCCCCCTCTTCCTTTCCCTCCCTCCCTCCATTTTCTGGATCTTGCTAGCTCGGATGCGCACCAGATCTGAGCTGACCCCCGGTTGTTGAACTCGTGCCAGGGATACAAGCCGCCGCCGTCGTCCGGCCCGTTCAGCGGGGTCTCGTCGGCGGGCATGAGCCCCTGCTCGTCGTCGCAGCAGCTGCTCAGCGcgccctcctcctccttcccGAGCCCCGTGCCCTCCTACCACGCCAGCCCGGCCTCCTCCAGCTTCCCGAGCCCCACCCGCCTCGACAGCCAGAGCTCCGCCTGCCTGCTCCCCTTCCTCCGCGGCCTCCCCAACCTGCCCGCGCTCCGCGTCTCCAGCAGCGCGCCGGTCACGCCGCCGCTCTCGTCGCCGACGGCGTCGCGCCCGCCCAAGATCCAGAAGCCGGACTGGGACGTCGACCCGTTCCGCCACCCCTTCTTCGCCCTCTCCGCGCCCGCCAGCCCCACACGCGGCCGCCGGTACGAGCACCCGGACACCATCCCCGAGTGCGACGAGTCGGACGTCTCCACCGTCGACTCCGGCCGCTGGATCAGCTTCCAGATGGCCACCACGGCGCCCACCTCGCCCGCATACAACCTCGTCAACATCAACCGAGCCGCCTCGGGCTCCAACTCCAACTCCATGGAGATCGAGGGAATGGCGGCGGGGGAGATCAGGGGCCGAAGCGGCGGCCCGGAGTTCGAGTTTGATAAGCGGATTGTCACCCCGTGGGAAGGGGAGAGGATCCACGAGGTCGCCGCCGAGGAGCTCGAGCTCACGCTTGGCGTCGGCTCCAAATGAGCCGCCATCGCAGAGCACTCATGCAAGATCCCGCCGGCCACGGAGGCCATCAACAAAAAGATCATGGCTGCTGTTCGATCAGCTGGGAATGCTGCAGATTCGAGAAAAGAAGAAGCTGGGAATGCTGCGATTTGGGCATTCGTTTGTTCGTTCTAGGTTTAGGCAATGAACATGTTGTTCGATTCCTCAGAGCAAGAGTAAAGGGATCAGAAACAATTGTTCATCTCAATCGACTGGGATTGTTTCATTATTCATGGATGTAGCTAGCTCTAGCTTAATTCTTTCTTCTTCCTTGTGTACGTTCTTGGCATGCATGTGTGTGCCCTCAAAATGCGTGTGAGCTCATGTGGGGAAAAGTCGAGTACTCCGTAGTAGAGTAAAAAAGTTTGATGTAGTTCGAGCTCTATGGCGTGATCTGAAACCTCTCTTTCACGAGGCTGCTGGTAAACCAGTACAGCAAGCAAATTAACCTCTTTCACTTTTGATTTCTTTACAGTGTACAGCGGGAGCATGTCAGCATGAGCAAGCAGGTTCAGATTCCCCGCCATCAGCATCGGCGCGCCATGGCATGTCTGCCCCCGAGCACGAGGGTTGTCCGACTGGAAACCACAGTTGTGTACTCAGAATTCGGCCGAGAAAACAATGGAGAAACGAGGCGTATACTACGTTCTTCGAAGAAATCTGAGCACGACGGTGCATGCCAGGCGAGGCTACAGCTGAATCCAAATGTCCAATTAATACTCTGTGTGCGTAGTACGGGAAATGTGCTGCTTGTGGCGGGCGGGGCAGGGAGGTATCTCCACACAGTGCCATTGCACAGTCACGCAATGAGCACGTTTGTCCGATTTCTGGGGTCGACGGCGCCTCCAGCTAACTGGAGCCGGTTGATTGGGTTGCGTGCTTGCTCGATTCCAATCCTCCAATTCACTGCCCGTCGCTGACATTTTCTTTAGATAACGTGTCAAGATCAATTCCAAGTCGCTTCTTACCGGTGTTGTACAGACTTCAGGGAAAAAAGAACAGAAAATTCTATTTTAAACCCTGAACTTATATTCTGTGAAGaaattaaccctaaactcttaaCAGCATCTCCATCGGCAGGTGCCCTGGCAGCGTCTTATTAGGGACGCCGGCCACAACATCCCTAGATATAGGTAGGTTTCCCCACATCGGAAACCCCAACACCCCCACCACCAAATTAGTTTTCTAAAAACTTTATAAATTTTAAAAGACGTCGAAGTTCATCTAAATTTGTACAAAGTTTGCAAAATTTAAACCTAAAACATAAAAAACCTAACTACTGGCAGCAGACGTTGTACTCCATGTTGTCCATGCTATCACCTCCATTGTCGTCGTCGAAGCCCCACACCTCGTCGAAGTTGTCCTCCTTCGGCGGGGTTGTCGGAGCTGGCGCTATCTCATCCTCCTCGAGGTTGGTGGCATTCCGCTGTCCGTCACTAACCACCACTCTCCACTCTGCGACCCGTTTGCCGGCCGTTGGTGTTGAAGGAGCGGCTCAGGAGCGCCAGATGGCCTCACGCGTCTTCGTGATCATCAGGGAGTGCGGTACGCGGCTTGAAACTCGAGCTCAAGCTCCCGCTGGGCCTTCCCATTTTTTGGCGGCAGTGATACAAGGACGAGCTTCTCCTTTTTCGGTCGCCAGAGTTACATGCGCTCGTGGGGCGGCGAATGAGGTCGTTCTTCGCCGCCTTCGGGCGCCGGAGGTACATGAGTCTGAAAGGACACGAATGTCGTCTAGAGGGggttgaataggcggtttaaaacttttatgatattggcttgaagaaatgcggaataaaatTAGCGTTTAATTTGTCTAGCAAaaaaacctatataactagggttcatctatgtgcaccaacaacttatgctaagcaagaaaAAACAATTATGTGAAAGCtagatataacttcaagcacgaaggctatcacaaagtaaagtgcagaagtaaatagcttgggtatagaaataaccgagccacacgaagacgacgatgtatcctaaTGTTCACACTCTTCTGAGTGCTACTCTTCGTtgaagcggtgtggaggacaaagcACTCCAAACTCCATGAATGCATCACCGTATTCTGCTCTAGCCTTCCCACGAAAAGGGgagtcctcgatccactaagggacccttgagggtggtcacaaaCCCGTACAATTTGGggaaatctccacaacttaattggagcctTCCAATAAATCTCCACAGACGCATCATGCTTGAGAAATCTCTACAACTTAACTAGatgccccaagaacaccactaggcCACCAAGCCGtatagggtccaaagacccaagaggaacaagctacGTGTACATGCACCTAAAGGAAATATCTCACAAAATTTCACCTCCAGCTATCACcgcggagaactcaaaccgatgcaccaaatacaATTACAATAAGACATAAGATGCTCAAGTCCACATTAGAGTTGgagtttgtgctttgttgtgggcAATGTGGAATGTGCGTAATGATTGCATCTTTAACAAAAAAAAGCTTTCCATCATTTTTGCAGGTAATTACTTTGGCTACCCATTGAATCCATATGTGGTCCTATCTGCGCCCAGAGGAGGAGCGCCTTGCTATGGATATTGGATGCAACCGACTGGCAATGGTAGCACGGGATTTCTACAGCCAGTACGGCTGGCGTGCTGATCGAAGGCTAACATGAGGATGCAAAGGCGTTTCATGCTTGTGCTGTTTAGATGGCTCATTTTTGTAGAAACTTTGAGTGATCCATGCGATGTAACGATACCTGATATATGTTGTTGGTGGTTGTAATAGTTGACTGCTTTTAATAAAGAAAGCtacatgcatcaattgatgcagaggctggtctTGCCCGTTTCGAAAAAAAAAGATGCTtaagtccttcactctcaaattccaccAAAGCTATAAAAGCTATTGGGGTAATAATGGAGGAAGAACGAAGAGGAGAATATCAAATTTCTCTAAGATTTAAATCTAGTGGGTTCCCCTTACAAAGtgaggatttgattggtgaagatgtaggtcTAGATTTGCTCTCACCTTTCCCTCAAAGATATTCTAGAAGCATATGCGGAATGTTGAGCTAGGGCAAGCTCCACAAGgttaacaatggaggtgagagaaaatgGAACCGCTACTCCTCTCGGGGAAGAATGCAGCTTTATATAGTATCCTCGAAAAACTAGTTGTTGCAGGCAACTTACCGCGGAGTCCCCGTCCTCACTTTGTCAACAACTAGTATGGTCGGAGTCTCCGGATTAGCAAGGACCACAGTCTCTAGCCTGAACAATCTCGAAATAGTAGGGCCTCTGGACTATCAAATAGTATGGTCGGAGTCGGAATCTCCGGACCGAGTCTCCGGTGTTAAACGAAAGCCTCTGGACCCGATATAGAAGCTGAGGCAGAGTTGCAAATCTGCCCAAAAATGCAAGGTCCGGAGTCTTTCCCGGAGTGTCCATCCTATGAGAGCCGGAGTCTCCGGTTCTAGACACACCAGAGTCTCGAACTCCAAAAACTGTTGAAACTAAAACTTCAAAAACTAGAGTTTGGAAACTCCGATCgaagtgaaaccaattttgttgacaATATTAAGAAAAACTAGAACAGATTTTTTCCACGAATTTAAAGGTAAAACCTCCCAACACGAAGAACATGTAAAAACTCAAATATCAGAAACACAACACGTATttcatgcgaaatccgttttcgatgaactagagcttatcATGGAAATTACTACAAGCTAATCACCACattgataagatccaaataaaagatAAGAaagatgatgccaatgatgcaaagatctgagttctctccgaacgatacgatcaagttactcactcAAGAACCCGCCTGATAGTACGACCAACTAACCTATAAATTGTTCtcacaactacaccatgagaccggtaaaAAAAAAGCTCTGAAAAAGGAACCGTTGCCTTGAGCATATtctacttgagcttgatgatgacgatcttgtccACCTAAAGATGGAacatctttcttgattgtgcttactTGACGAGGTCTATCGAATTGCTCCATAATCCACTATGGGAGAACCTCTTCTTAGTGATATCTTTATGTATCCGTAATCACCATATCTGGATGGCCATCTTCAAGCTCATGATCTATTCGAGATGGTTCATCTTGGACCTGCACACCATTTTttctttcttcatcatattgatgtcttgaagatacACATGAGAGATCGCTCCatcttcttcaagacatacttgtcaTTTGATCAGCTCTCTTATGACCAATATTTGGATCACTCATTGATCAATGCCTTGGTCATCATTTTATCTTCTTTTTTCGAACTTTTAAACCAACATATGATTTAAACATTGTCTATGGACAAAACCCACAAACCTAACTCTGAATGCAAACATCAGTTCACAAAAATTATCATTAAttacaaaaccacacatggggcacCATGCACTTTTAATGCCCCTCGTTGGCGCATTGAAGATGGCGAGGAACCTCTGCCGCCGCCGACTGGGTACATAGCTGCCTGGAGCTAGGGGGCCACGTTCCGTCACATCACTCTACGTCCGCCTAGGGTCTCAACATGTCCATTGATGACGGTGATCAAATTTCTCCACGTGGCCATTAAAAACGACGACCCGACGTTTCCCTCGCTACCCTCAAAATCCTACGTGGCGAGGAGTGCCGGGGCGCCCGTTTGGTGCCCTATCTGTAGGAGTCGACATGGGAGCTCCAACTATTCAATTCGGCTCGTATTACTCCCGGTGGTTTATGGGCCGCCCGGTGTGGCCCAAAAACACGCGGCGCCCTAGTAGCCACTGAGTCCACCGGTGAAGATGCTGTAAAATCTTATCGTTCGTTTCGTCAACTAGTGAATCTtggtatctatacctaataataaatgagctaacgtttccgtggtttggtccatTAATTTACGCTTTGGTCCATCTTAGTTTACGCTTTCTAATGTAACCTGGCATCGTATCAATACAACATCGCACAAATACGACAGAGCTGTCCTGATGGATTTACTCGTCAGCCTAAAACATGGCAATTGAGTCCTGCTCCAAACCGCTATACTTtcggacagagatttggtgcacataagCTCCGGTGATCCCTTTTcggaaaaataattaaaaatcatatatttaaattttagaaaaatctgaaaataaatcatgatgtagtcagtattgtatcccacaaacgtgtaaattttcaactggaaataatgtgtattttgggctgcacaaaaataacaaatatgtggatctgagtatagtgattcaaatctccaaaaaaaattcaaaatttgtcatttttgtgtagctcagaaAACAAAACATTTGTAATTGAGATTTTATACGTTAGTGGAATACATCATTGGCTACTTTtagaattttgctatataattttTTGAAATATATAAATATAATTTTCGAAAATTTTAATGCACTgagatcactggtgcccatgaTCAAAAAAAACTTTTCGTATACTTTCCTGATAAAACTGACCGTCCTACTAGATTCAGGCCACCGGCGGCAGCCGAGTCCGGCTCGAAGTCGATCGATATACTGGCTTCGTACAAGTAACCACGATGTGATGGATCAAACACCCGGCCGGCAGCAAAGAATACGAGATCGGGTACGGATTAGAgaaagaagaggacgaggagACGATCCCGCTAGCGGCTAGCCATGGCCAAGACGTGGTCGTACGGTTGCTATATATAAACGCTCATATAtcttgatctccaggatggaaatTCGACCAAGAAAAAGTTTGTGGCCGCTTACGTCGTAGGTGATGGAGAAATACGGTGTACATACCGGCGTCCGGTTCAATCTCGCCAGCGGCTGCGCCGCATCTTCTGCTCGTTGGGATCGATGAGCGCCACGAAATTGTAGAGGTATGAGCGTGCCGGCAACGTGTGCCAATGGCGCATCAAGATCTTCTGGAATCTGGAACCCGCCGGCCAGCTAAACGTCCAACAAAGCGGGGAGATTTGCATTGATCGGAAACAGATGACACAGTTCGGCTTCCGGACTTCCATTGAAGTCGATCACGAACAGCATACCTACTATAACATAATTGCTGATGCAATCAAACTGATTCACGCCTTGGAATCAATACTCATGCTGGCT
This region of Lolium perenne isolate Kyuss_39 chromosome 2, Kyuss_2.0, whole genome shotgun sequence genomic DNA includes:
- the LOC127332901 gene encoding protein BZR1 homolog 1, which codes for MTSGAARAAAEAAAAADGSLGRTPTWKERENNKRRERRRRAIAAKIFTGLRAMGNYKLPKHCDNNEVLKELCREAGWVVEDDGTTYRKGYKPPPSSGPFSGVSSAGMSPCSSSQQLLSAPSSSFPSPVPSYHASPASSSFPSPTRLDSQSSACLLPFLRGLPNLPALRVSSSAPVTPPLSSPTASRPPKIQKPDWDVDPFRHPFFALSAPASPTRGRRYEHPDTIPECDESDVSTVDSGRWISFQMATTAPTSPAYNLVNINRAASGSNSNSMEIEGMAAGEIRGRSGGPEFEFDKRIVTPWEGERIHEVAAEELELTLGVGSK